The Patescibacteria group bacterium region GACCAACTCTACCATCCGTTGATTGCCTTTATATATCGCTTCGACAAAATTCTTTTGTTCTTTGTTTAATTTGCCGGCATCGCCGTCTAGGAGCATTTCCGCATACCAATTGATACTAGAGAGAGGGGTGCGCAGCTGATGTGAAGCTAGAGAAACGAATTCGGTTTTAGCGCGGTCGATATTCTTTTCTTGAGTGATATCGCGGGCAACGCTGATTAGGAATTCTACTTCTTTATTCTTATTTAAGACAGGAGAAATAGTCACGTAAGAATCATATAACTCGCCGTTTTTACGATGGTTTTTAAGCTCACCGACAAAAGGCTTTTTATGGACACACAGGGCTTCATCCATCTTTTGTTTTAACTCCGGCGCTAGAGGCAGGCGCCAAAGCTCTTCGATTTTTTTGCCTAGAACTTCCTTGATCTTATAACCAGTAATTTTTTCCATGCCCTTATTCGCGTAAACGACCCTCTCATTGGCGTCGCTTATAATCATGTAATCAGAGGCGTTATCCATGGCTAACTTGAATTTTTCCAAATCATTAGCTAGGTTTAAGGATTTATTTTTTTCAGCTTCTACATCAGATAAAATATTTAAGATGGCTTTTTTAGTGTTTTCCAGCTGGGCATTTTTTTCTCCTAACTCTTTCGTCCTTTCTAAGATGCTGTTTTCGAGGTCGGAATAATAATTCTTGAGTTCTTCCGACATCTTAGCCATGATTTCACCCAGTTCCTCGAATTCATCATCTGTGTTTATACTGTTTTTGATATTTAGGTTGCCCAAGCTTATCTCATTAGCCATGTCTTTAAGCTTATTGAGGGGCCAAAGATTCTTTTTGATGATAACAATCAGGAAAATATCCGTCAAAATGACAATCAAGATGATGAGAAGAGAAAACATGCCGGCAATCTGGAAAGCTGAAATCATCAAACCCTCGCTATCGCTTTCTAAAACTAAGAATAAAGGCAAGTGGGCCAGACGGAAGATGGTTAAAGTCTCCTTTTCGTTGTCGGCCGTATCAAAAAAATTAACCATTTTCGGTTCTAATAAGGGACTTTTGATAATCTCGTAGGCCGGGTCATAGGGCAGGGCTTCGATTTCAAAATTTAAAAACTTCTTTTCTTCTTTTATCCTGGCCATCGTTGCTTGGTCTATTTTCCCTAGGCTTTGATATGTTCTTTCTGGACGGTCGGAGAAGAGGATAATCCCGTCCTTATCAGTCAGCATGATGTGGCCGTTCTTGCTGATTATCTCGTCTTGCAATATCTCATGGATAGGTTCTATCTTCATTTTCATGACCAAGACCCCAAGGAGTTCATTTTGGCTGCCAAAAACCGGGGCGGAAAAATAATACCCAGGCAGGAGGCTGGTGACGCCGATAGCGGCCTCAAATCCAGAATTACCCAGACTAGCCTGTTTGAAATATTCACGGAAAGCGTAATCGTTGCCGGTAAAAGACGGATCAGTCGAAACTAGGGCTAAACCATCTCGGTTTAACAGATAGATAGCTGTATAATTATTGTTTAGGTTGGCCGCTTCCAAGGTGTCTAATATTTCGCTTTGGTTTATGGCCTGCTTAGACTCTAGGAAACTGATTATTTTCTTATTTTTAGCCAACTTATCAGTTAGCTGGCGGTAGCTATCGGTTAAGATATCGAGATTACGGCTGTATTCATGGACTAGATCTTTCAAATAGACCTGCTTATTGACCAAGGACTGTTGATAGGAGACAAAACCGATCAAGGCAGAAACTATCAAACCGGCCGCCAGCAGTAAGACGGTTGTCGTAAAGATAATCTTATTTTGAGCTTTCCTAAATTTCATAAGACGGCAGCTAGGTTTTAATAAATCGACTTCTCAGATAAGAACCGGAGAAGTCGATTGAGCTAAATTGATATTTAAAGTTATCTGGTGGCCGTGATAGTCGCCCCTGATTCAGCTTGAGGTGCAGACACGGTGACGCGGTTGTTAGCGGTTTTTAGGATGTAATATCCGGTACCGGTAGCTGACACGCCGCCTTTAGGATCAACCGGGATAGAGGTTAAATATTTTTCGTTGGTCGTTAAGACGCCTAGGTCTATTAAACTACCGCAAGAAGAAGTGGCGGCGCAAATTTCAGTTGAAGAAGAGGTGATGGCGGCCGGAATGGTACCGCTATTATCGATCGAATATTGATAGACAGCGTTTAAAATAGTGTTGACGTCGACTCGTCTTTGAGCGTTTTTAGTTTCAGCTAATTGTTTATTAGGATTGATGGCCAGGATAACGATACCAGCTAGGATGGCAATCGCGGCTACCACCAACAAAATTTCTAAAAGAGTGAAGCCCTTGGCTTGTGTTTTTTTCATAAGTTTTAGTTGTTTTTATTTTAAAATTTATTTATTCCTAACTTCTAAATTATAGCATAGATAATAAAAGCTTGCCAAGCGATTTAATCTCCGACTTCATCCCAAGAAGTGACTAGGATTTTAGGACTGGTGGTGCTAATTACAACCCTAGCTTTTTGGACATTACTGCCCACTGTGCTACTAGCGTTAATTGTGCGATTACTGCCGCCGCTATTAGTTACGAGATAATTGCAGGTTAGAGACCCTAAATTCAAGCTGCCACTGCCAGTGAAGTTAATGTCATCGCGAATAGCTTGTAAAGCTTCTTCTGCGCAGGCATTAGCCAGGGCCCGGGCTTGACTAGCTTGTAGCTTATCCTGGCTATTTTTAGTCGCCCCAGTGCCGCTTTCCAGGAAAAAAATGATAATAGCTAAAATTACCGCCCCGGTAATAATGACGCTGATAAGAGTGATATAAGCGGGTGCTTGCCTGTTTAATTTCTTCATATTTTAGTAGCGCCGGCTAGCGCTCACATTAAATCTTTCGCTATATGAATACTCGGAACGATTATATGGATCGATTATTCCCAAAGAAAAACTGGCTGAGAGGCTACCGGTGCTGGAGGCATTGCTGAGATTATAAAAGATGAGATCGCTGGCCTTTACTCGGGAATTATTTAACTCTATATTAGAACCGCCGGCGAAGCTGACCACTAAGCTGGTGCTAGCCAGCTTGAAGACGGTTGGATTACGGGCAGGGTCGTTTGAGGCTAGGGAAAGGGTCGTGCTACTGGTTCCGGTTGCCGGAGAATTGATAGCACTGGATGCCTTGATGTTCTGGCTAAGCAGATAGGTGATCTGGTCGCCTTGCTGCTCGACTTCGTTAATAAGCTGGCCTTTGACTTTAGTCTTCAGGGTTATATTGATAAATTGCGAACTTATTAGTAAAATAACCCCCATTAAGCCGATATATAAAAGCAACTCAATTAAAGTGAAGGCGTCTTTTTCTAAATTTCCCCTTTTAGACATATTAAGGTTTTCTCTTCAAGGCTAAGATGTGTCGCGTTCCAGCATCACCACCGTTGACCGTTTGGCGATTAATGACGTTACCAGAAGCGCCAGCGGTCGGAATAGTGATGTAGGCTGAAGAGATCGAAGTATCATTACCCTGCAGATTACGATACTGGCTTAAACCAATATTAGCCCAGCCGGCAGTCTGCAAGGCCCAGGAATTGTCATCACCCGTAGTCCAAAACGCTAAGACCATGGCTCCGTCCGTATTAGTATTGATCCCGGTAATAGTCACATTCCTAGGATTTGCCGGAGCTGTGAAGGTGCCACCCGTCTGAGCTACATCCAAAACGCTAGTTGGATTGACGTTACGGAAAACATGCATAACAACTGTTAAACCTAGGGTGCCTGAACCGACCGTAATACTGGGATCAGCTGACCAGCTGCCGTTATAGACAGCATAGAAGATACGGGAAACATTGGTAGTGCCGTTAGCGACTTGGGTGAGAGCGGTCCAGCTCTGTCCGCCGGTATTGGAAACGGAGAGGGTGGCCGAAGCGCGATAGCTAGCTATTATTAAAGCCACGTCGCCAACCTGCATACCACTGGGTGGTGTCACTGATACAGTCGGACCAGCCTTAGTCCCGTTATCAGGCGGATTAGAAGCGCTACCGACTATACTTATATCGGATACGGAAACTTTGGCCCAATCATCCAGATAGGTTGCCAAGCTTAAACTACCACTCCTTTGGCTATTCTGGGCCCAGGTAACGGTCGAAGTGGCGATTTTACGGCTGGTACTAGCGCTAGCGATCGAGATTTGCCTGGTAAATTCTCCATTAGTACTGCTTGTACCGGTCAGGACCCACTGACCAGTACTGGTTGAGAGGCCATAGGTGCCAACACTTAAATTATCAAAGGAGGAGTCGCGGATATTGCGTACCGCCTCCAGTCCCTCCTCAGCATAATCTAAGGCTCTCTGGCGGCTGCCGCTTAAAGCGATCGATTCAACCCCGTAGAGATAGGCTCTCACCGCAAAAACCGCCAGCAACAGAAGTAGCGTGGCGCTTAAAATAACTTCGACCAATGCGAAGCCGGATTTAATAATATATTGTTCCTTGGGCATTTATATGGATATAACGGACTTCATTATCGGGATTTTTGAGGGTCGTAGTTGCGGCGCTTACGGGCGTGCTAGTCGCTTTTAAGAAGATTACTTCCGTGGTACTGCTGGCGACGACCTTCCCGGGAAAGACTTTAAGCTCGTCATAGTTGCTATCTCGGGCAGCATAAGAATTACCCTTGAAGATGGTGGAATTCGTGGCGTTAGCATATACTCCCCAGCTAGAATCAAGCTCCATAGTCCGCGCTAAGACTTGCGCACGACGATAATCCTGAACCAAGGTTTGCGTCGCTAGATCAAGGTTATTCCTGGTTTGGAAATGGTTATAGACGGGCGCCATAATGCCAAATAAAAAAGCCAGGAAGGAGATTACTAACAAAATTTCGAGCAAGGTAAAGCCGGATGCGTTCTTTCTAAGCATATTTTAATATTGGCTCATGCCTCCAATCAAGCTATATATCGGCAAAATAATCGCTAGAGCCACTCCAACCACTCCTAGCCAAACAATGATGAGCATTAAGGGCTCTAAGAAAATGACTAAGTTTTTCGTGGTCGTTTCCGTCTTCTCCTCGTAACGATGGCCGATTTTTTGTAAGATATCGGGTAAATTGCCGGATTGTTCACCGGCTACAATCATCTGCTGGATCGGATAGGGAAGGAGGCTGTTAAGATTGCGGAATTTCTGGAAACTGTTTTTGAACGATTCGCCTTCACCTATTTTTTCCTTTAGAAACAGACAGAGGCGGCGGTAGCGGTAAAAACCGCTGGCGGCGGCGCTAGATTCTAAGGCTTCCTCAATCGGGATGCCGGCCTCCAGTAATATGCCTAAAAGATAAGCAAAGCGTCCGACCTCTACTTCCTGGATTAGTTTTTTGAAACCCGGAGTGGCAAAGATAAGGCTTTGCCCGATAAATTTAGTCTTTTTGTTGAAAAAAACCAAATAAAAGAAGGCGGCCAGGAAAATGATTAAAGCGGGGAAGAAATAAGCACCGTTATTCTCTAAGAAAGCCCCGAAATCGATCAGATAGCGGGTAATCAGCGGAAGGGCAATATCCATCTGTTTAAAGACATTAGCCAGACGGGGCAGGATAAACCAAGAGACGCCAATTGCTACGACCAGGGCAATAATCAGGATAAAGGTGGGGTACATCATGGCGGAACGCAATTTCGAATGGAAGCTTTGGTCTTTTTGGTTTTGATCAGCCACTATCTTTAAATTATCTGCTAAGCGGCCGCTCGACTCTCCCACCCGGACGAGAGCGACTGCTGCCGGACTAAAGATCTTGGTAGTCATTAAAACGCGCCATAAGGGGGAACCGTTATCGACTTCTTCTTTGACTTGGGCTAAAACTTTTTTTAAAAAGCTTGATTTTATCTCTCCAGCTACCGCCTCTAAAGAAGAGGAGATGTTCAAGCCAGCCGCTAAGAGTAAGGTTAGGTTTTCTATCAAAATCTCTTTCTCTTTCTTAATAAAAAAACCGCGCCAAGAATTTATTTGCGAAGGCGCTTTCGATCGCGTTTTTCCTGAAAGCTTATTTTTCATAAGGGCTATTAGCGACTCGCAGAAGCTCATCGATAGTAGTTAATCCGTTTTTTACTTTATCTAAACCATCTTCAAACATGGAACGGCTGCCATTTTTTCTAGCTAAACTTTGGATTTCTTGGGTTGAAGGGTGTTTCAGTATCAGTTCGCGTAAATTCTGCTCTAAAGCGATGAATTCGAATAAACCGATCCGGCCTCGGTATCCGGTTTGGGAACAAGTCGGACAACCCCGGCCTTGATAGAGGGTAATCTTGGTTTTCGGGAAAAAACGGGCCAGTCCAGGATATTTTTTTTCTAATTCGGATTTAGTTAAAGTGGTGGAATAACGGCAAGATTCACAAATCCTCCGCGCTAGCCTTTGGGCGATAATCAGTTCTAAGGTAGAAGATAAGAGGAAGGGCTCTATTCCCATATCGATCAAGCGGGGAATGGCTGTAGCGGCATTATTAGCATGGAAAGTCGAGAGTAATAAATGGCCGGTCAAGGCGGCGTTAACCGCGATTTCAGCGGTTTCCTGATCCCTAATTTCTCCGACCAAAATAATATCCGGATCTTGGCGGACGATTGATTTGAGGCCAGTAGCGAAACTTAGATTTGTCTGCTGATTAATTTGGATCTGGTTAATCCCGGTAATTTTCATCTCTACCGGATCTTCGATTGTCGTAATGTTAACTTCCGGTTTATTTAAAGTCTTTAAAACCGCATATAGGGTCGTGCTCTTGCCAGACCCGGTCGGCCCGGTAACTAGGATCATACCGAAAGGCTTTTTAGCGGCGCTCTCCAATTGAGCCTGCTCCTCGCCGCTTAAACCTAGATCGCTTAAAGCGAAACCGCGCATGTATTCGGCCAAGAGACGTAAAACCATCTTTTCGCCATCAAGGGTTGGGATAATCGACAGACGAGCGTCAATATATTTACCGTTATTAGTAAAATGAATGGATCCGTCTTGGGCGGCAAAATGTTCGTCGATGCGTAAGTGAGCTTGGACTTTGAGTCGGTTAACGATATTTTCGTAATACTCTTTAGGGAGGCGACCGGCATCCTGTAAAACACCATCGACACGGAACCTAACTAATATTTCCTTTTCTTGGGGCTCGAAATGGATATCCGAAGCCTTGAAAACGCTGGCATCTTGGATGATTTCTGTGATTATTTCCGGGGCAACCTTCTTCTGGCCGGCGATGATCTGGCTGAAACGAGTTTCTAAAGTCTTACGATATGATTCCTCTAGGACAGCATCGATATCGCGTGTCAAAGAATAGGCTAAACTGAGACTCTTTTTAGGAAAGAGGGCTTTTAATTTCGAGATTATCTTGGCATTCTCCGGTAAATCAGTGGTCAGGATCACTCGCTTGTCATCTTCGCTGAATAGGATTAAGCGGAATTTTTTCGCCACTTCTTCCGGGATCTTCTTGACCTGGCTGACGCTGGGCTTCTGAGAATTAAGGTCAGCGTAGTTTAATTTAAAAAATTCCGCCAAAGCTTGGCCGATTAAGTCGGCATTTAAAAAATCCCCCTCAATCAAATAATCAAAAAGGGGTAGATGTTGCTTCTGGCTATCCTCAAGAGCTTTAGCTAAAATTTGGCCGTCAATATAATTTTCTGAGGCCAAAATACGGGCAAGTTGCTCGTCTTTTATATTCATAGTGACAGGCTAGGGATTTAAAATTTTCTGAATATGGGAAACCAGATTCACTAGCGGAGTATCTGATTTGACGAAATAGGCGCTAGCGCCCAAACTTTGAGCTTTTTCCATGTCGCCGCTCTGGCTAAGATTAGACAAAACTATGACAGCTGGCTGTTTCTTTTTAGTCTTAAGTTCCTCTAAAAAGGCGAAACCGTCTTTTTTGGGCATCATTAGGTCAAGCAAGACCAAGTCAAACAGATCTTTAGTGACCATATCAATAGCATCCTCTCCATTACTAACAACACTCACCTTGTACCCGCAGTGTTCTAATTTAAGCTGAAGAGCCTTGGCAATCGGCCGATCATCTTCAGCAATCAGGATTTTTTTAGATTTCTTTTCTGTCATATGCAACTAAGCTCCATTTAATCTAATAGTATCATAATCTGGAAAAGCTGACAATTTATTTTTTCTACTTTTGACTTAATTGTTCAAAAATATTAAAATGATAAAGTAAGACTAAAAAATTAAGATAATTACTTATGCCTTATATCAAATGGGAAGACTCATTTTCGGTCGGCGTCCATGAAATAGATGAACAGCACCAGAAGATTATCGAGATCATTAACCGCTTGAGCCAAATGTATGAAAAGAAAGAAGTTCAGGATTTCGTGTTAGAGGATATTATCAAGGAATTATCAGATTATGCCGACTACCACTTCGCGACCGAAGAAAAGTACTTCAAAAAATTCGCCTACGAAAAAACCGAAGGGCATATCGCTATGCATAATAATTATCGGGATAAGATCGGCGAACTTAGGGTGAAATATCTAGCGGATAAGAAAGAGGATGTCTTTTTCGAACTGACCAACTATCTGCACGACTGGTGGCTTTGGCACATCAACAACGCGGACAAGGAATATACGGAGTGCTTCCAAAATAACGGCTTAAATTAAAATTGAAAAATATGCAAGATTTAAATTCATTCATCATCGACTTCGTCTGGGTCTTCGTTTTACTCATGATCTGGCAGCTAGTCTGGAAAGGCTTAGCTCTCTGGAAGGCGGGGAAACGCCAGGATAAAGTCTGGTTTGTTATCCTATTTTTACTCAATACTCTCGGAATCCTGGATATCATCTACCTCTTCGCCGTGAAAACCAAGCAGACTCCTACTAACAATAATAATTAAAATAAGCTTATGAAGAAAAAAGGCTTCACTTTGATTGAGCTTTTGGTAGTAATCGCTATCATCGCTTTACTAGCTACCATCGCGGTTATCGCCTTGGGCCAATCCCGTATCAGGGCTCGCGATGCGAGACGCCTGTCTGATATCAAGCAGATCCAGACCGCCCTCGGCTTATATGTCCATGACGCCGGCTCTTATCCGAGCGATCTAGCGTCCGGAACGATTGCTTATAGCGGCACTACCTATATGTCCATACTACCGACCCCACCGACTCCGGATGACGGCTGTACTGGATCGACCCAATACACCTACGCCGTCCAAGCGGTCGGAGGCAATGCTGCTGGTTCCTATACTTTACGCTATTGTCTTGGAGCCGCCTCAGGCGATATCAGCTCCGGCCTGCATACGGCCACTCCGGGCGGAATTGAATAAAATAAGAGGAAAATTTGATAAAACCGCCAGAACAGGCGGTTTTATGGTAAAATAAAAAGAGCTCCTAGGGCGTAATAATAAAAGCATAATAAAAACAATGGTTAATAATCTAGAGCTTTGGGATAAAAAAAGCGATCAAGAGCTGGTAGCCATGACCCTTAAGGATAAGGAGGCTTTTGTCTATTTGCTTAAGCGCTATGAAGATAAATTGAGACGCTACATCCGTCGCATCTCTAATTTCAGCCCGGAAGAAACCGAGGATGTCTTGCAGGAGGTTTTTTTGAAAGTCTATAAAAACCTAAACGGCTTCGATGCCGATCTTAAGTTTTCTTCTTGGATATACCGCATTACCCACAACCAAGTTATCAGCAGTCACCGCCAACATCTTAGCCGGCCGCAAAGCGTAGAAATCGATGAACAGATAGTAAACAAGATAAAATCGGAGTTCGACTTGCAAGAGCTGGTTATAAACAGTGAGCAGCAAAATCTGACCGCTGGAATCTTAGAAAAGATGAAAGATAAGTACCGAGAGATCTTGGTTCTGCGTTTCTTCGAGGATAAGAGCTATAACGAAATCTCCGATATTTTGAAAAGACCTGGAGGCACTGTAGCCACCATGCTCAGGGAAGCGAAGAAGGAATTTAAAAAGCTCTGGCTAGAAAATAATAATAAGTAATCATATGTTAGATTTAAGCGATAAGATAATCGCTAAAATAGAAGAACAGAAAATCAAGCCGCGCCCCAAGTGGCAATTCATGGTGAAGAAATATGCCGTCCTTACTCTGGCTATCGCTTCTTTACTCCTAGGCGGCCTGTCTTTCTCCGTGATTTTTCATTTATTAAACAACCAGGATTGGACCTGGCAGTCGATTGATCGCAGCCATTTTTTTCTCTTGATTCTCAACTCTCTCCCTTTAGCCTGGCTAGCCTTTTTCGTTCTATTCATCGTGGTGCTTTGCTATAATTTCCGCCAATTAAAACACGGTTATCGATATCCAGTGAAAACAATCGCCTTAAGCGCTCTGGTAACCATGATATTTTTCGGCACCCTCGCGGCCATCCTAGGAATCAACCGTCAGGTCCATAATCTTTTAAACCGGGTTCCTGTTTACCAAAATACCTTTGATTCCAGACTACAGGCTTGGGATCGGCCGCAAGCTGGTTTCTTAACGGGCCGGATCAAAGAATTCAATCAATCTGGCTTTACCTTAGAAAATCCCCATTTGAAAAACTGGCAGGTCATAGTGAGCCCTAAAACCATTATTGACCCGGAATTGGAGGGCGAAATCAATGAAAGGGTCCGGGTCTTCGGTTTTGTCAGCTTACCAGGCAGCTTCATCGCTCAAGAGATAAAACCCTGGGAAAGAATGCGACCGCGAGAGGGCTTAATGCCGCCACCGATGATGAGATAAAATAAAAGAGGCGTATTTGCCTCTTTTTTCTTGATTTTCAAAGGATAAAGCTTTAAAATGCTGAAGAAGATATGACCAGGAAAAAATGGCAACTATACCTCAATTTCTGTCTGATCGCCTTCCTGGCTTTGGGCGTATTTTCCTTATCCCTGAAAGTTTTAGCGGATAACAGCTGGGAAAGGTTCGATTTCTCTAACTGGCATCAAGCGAGGAAAGACTATCAAGACGAAGGCCAGACACAAGTTGAGGAAAAACAAACTTTACAAATTGAATCTGGTTATAAATTACCGATTTTGATGTATCATTACATCAGCCTAGCGCCTAAGGATTCAGCTCTGCCCGGGTTATATCTGGACCCTGAAATATTTGATAAGCAATTGAAGGTAATTAATTCTGAGGCTTATCAGAGCTTATTCATGTCAGAGGTGCCAGGAATTATAAATTCTCAAAAAAAGAATAGAAAATATATCGCTTTAACCTTCGATGATGCTTATGAGGATTTCTATGCCCAGGCCTGGCCAAGGCTTAAAGCTGCCAAGATTAAAAGCACCCTGTATGTGATTATCAACAAGCTCGATCAACCCGGCTATATCAGCCGAGATCAACTGAAGGAGCTAGCAGGGAGCCAAATGGTAGAAATCGCTTCCCACACCTTTAATCATCCTAATTTGCAAAATTTAAACGAGCAGAAAGCTGGATATGAAATCAAAGCTAGTCGCCAAGTCCTAAGTGCCTTAAGCGGCCAGGATTTAAACAGTTTCGCTTATCCCTTCGGCTTGTATCGCGCCGAAACTTTAAAGATAGTTAAGCAAGCCGGTTATTCTAACGCCGTTTCCACCGCGGCCGGATCACGACAAAATCAAAATGATATTTTTTCTCTCAAACGCCTACGGCCCAACAGCCGCCAGGGAGAGGATTTTCGCAAATGGTTAGACTCCTGGCAGTAACAAAAAAGGGCTATCCTAAGATAGCCGATTTTCTTTATTTTTTGAATCCTAGCTTGGAATTATAAGCAGGGTTATGATGCTTTAAACTGGACTAAAGTCATCGTTTTCCAGAAGATCAAAACCTTGAGTGATCCTCAGGCCTTGGTTGGGCAAATGGTTGATAAAAATATCAACCGGAATTTCTAGATCATCATCAAATAAGATGTCTGAGCCCTCGTCTTCGACCAAGAACGAATTTTGTTTCAAATAATCATCCATTTACTAAGGATTATTTTTGTCAGTCGCAGTCTTTATGAAAGAACTACCACTTAAGGCAAGAAGCTTACAAACGCTTCGAGCCTAAAACCATGATAGCAAGAAAATGATAAAAAGTCAATTTAAAAACCCCTCTTTTCGAGGGGTTTTTATATTTTTATCCCGGAATCTAGGTCCGCGGGATGCGCATTTTATAGAAAGAACGATAGACAAAATAAAGGGCCAAGAGGAAAAAAGCCAGGCCGATATAAGGAGCAGTTGACCGGAAAGCGGCCGATATAGCTATTTCCATAGCTAGCAAACCAAAAAGGGTCGTGAATTTAATGATCGGATTCATGGCAACCGAAGAGGTGTCCTTAAAAGGGTCGCCGACCGTATCCCCGATAATCGTGGCATCATGCAACTGGCTGCCTTTTTCTTTTAAATCAACCTCAACCACTTTTTTGCTGTTATCCCAGCAGCCGCCGGAATTAGCCATAAAAACAGACTGAATTAAACCAAAAACGGCCACAGATATCAAATAGGAGACGAAGAAGGCAGCAGCTTCGACGGAAAAGGCCGAAATAAAAGGTATAGCCAAAGTAAAAGAGAAGAGGGCTAAGAAGATATTCCACATGCCTTTTTGGGCGTATTGGGTACAAATCTTCACCACTTCTTTGGAGTTTTCCGTTGAGGCTTTCAAATCTGCTTCCGGATCCAGATTGATATGTTTCTTGATGTAGGCTACAGCTTTATAGGCGCCAACTGAAACCGCCTGGATAGAAGCGCCGCTGAACCAGAAGATAACCATCCCGCCCATCAGGAAGCCGAAGATAGTCCAAGGATTCAAGATGTGCAGAATAGACTCCGGCTCAACCCCTAAAACATTCTTGATTACGAGGATGATAGAAAAAATCATGGTCGTAGCCCCTACGACAGCCGTACCGATCAATACCGGCTTAGCCGTTGCCTTAAAGGTGTTGCCAGCGCCATCGTTTGATTCCAGAAGATACTTAGCCTGCTCAAAATTGGGATCAAAACCAAAATTTTCCCTAATATCTTTGGTGCTAAAGTCTATATCCTCTTCGATGAGCGATAGCTCGTAAACTGATTGAGCATTGTCAGTTACCGGTCCATAGCTGTCAACCGCGATTGTCACTGGCCCCATGCCTAAGAAACCAAAAGCTACTAAACCGAAACCGCAGACAACGGGATAGATCATGAATTGACCCAAACCAATGACGGCCAGGATAAAAGCGATGAACATAAGTAATAAAAAGACTAAACCTTGCCAGAAAGAACTGAAAAATCCGGCTACTAGTCCGCTTAGGACGGTTAAAGAAGCGCCGCCTTCGCGCGAGGCCGCGACTGTTTCTTGGACATGAGCTGATTTCGGACTAGTGAATTTCTTGGTAAATTCCGGAATCAAGGCGGCGCCCAAAGTCCCACAGCTAATGATGGCTGAGAGGATAAGCCAGAGGTCGGCTGATTGGGCGCTTAGCTCGGTGCCAGGGCCGATCAACAGATAACTAGCCAGGAAGGTCACGATAATTGATAGGAAAGACGTTACCCAAACTAATGAAGTCAGGGGCTTTTCAAAATCAGGATTAAATTCCCGCAAATAAAAGCGGCTAGTTAGTAGATTGTTGAGCCAATAGGCTAGCAGCGAGGTAACGATCATCAGAATCCTCATTACGAATATCCAGACCAGGAGGCTGTTCTGCAAAGCTGTTTGTTCTGTAGCCGAGAAGCCCAAGCTGGGCAAACCAACGGCCAAAACGATAAAGGAAATAAGGGCAACTCCGGTAACACCATAGGTTTCGAAGCCATCAGCTGTCGGTCCAACACTATCACCGGCATTATCGCCAGTACAATCAGCGATTACTCCTGGATTACGAGGATCGTCTTCTTTGATCTTGAAGACGATTTTCATGAGATCGCTACCAATATCGGCAATTTTAGTAAAGATGCCACCAGCTATCCTTAAAGCGCTTGCCCCTAAAGATTCGCCGATAGCGAAACCTAAAAAACAGGCACCGGCTAAATGTCGAGGGATGAAAAGCAGGATAAAGAG contains the following coding sequences:
- a CDS encoding sodium-translocating pyrophosphatase; this translates as MKKICLFFLALLSPLFIWASEADLKIPELSSGQHDLLLWLSLICLAGILFSLFQYSKVKAAPVHEKMSQVSATIFQTCKTYLIQQGKFLLALLLFIAVCVSFYFGYLEGSSVIDVILILSWVVIGIAGSYGVAWFGIRMNTLANSRMAFIALRGRPRQVMSIPLRSGMSIGVMLICVELILMLFILLFIPRHLAGACFLGFAIGESLGASALRIAGGIFTKIADIGSDLMKIVFKIKEDDPRNPGVIADCTGDNAGDSVGPTADGFETYGVTGVALISFIVLAVGLPSLGFSATEQTALQNSLLVWIFVMRILMIVTSLLAYWLNNLLTSRFYLREFNPDFEKPLTSLVWVTSFLSIIVTFLASYLLIGPGTELSAQSADLWLILSAIISCGTLGAALIPEFTKKFTSPKSAHVQETVAASREGGASLTVLSGLVAGFFSSFWQGLVFLLLMFIAFILAVIGLGQFMIYPVVCGFGLVAFGFLGMGPVTIAVDSYGPVTDNAQSVYELSLIEEDIDFSTKDIRENFGFDPNFEQAKYLLESNDGAGNTFKATAKPVLIGTAVVGATTMIFSIILVIKNVLGVEPESILHILNPWTIFGFLMGGMVIFWFSGASIQAVSVGAYKAVAYIKKHINLDPEADLKASTENSKEVVKICTQYAQKGMWNIFLALFSFTLAIPFISAFSVEAAAFFVSYLISVAVFGLIQSVFMANSGGCWDNSKKVVEVDLKEKGSQLHDATIIGDTVGDPFKDTSSVAMNPIIKFTTLFGLLAMEIAISAAFRSTAPYIGLAFFLLALYFVYRSFYKMRIPRT